A window of Plasmodium brasilianum strain Bolivian I chromosome 8, whole genome shotgun sequence contains these coding sequences:
- a CDS encoding RING finger protein RNF1, translated as MIHGSEENIKGNAEIISVDDKSVTNENNFEKKNINDCVINEEIIISDDSKNTEYSSVQSDYEKEILNEFYDLNEGKNEEVISINSNLMGILEDICSQSSEEDEEKEKENLEENEDQISHLGIETEHNYSGDNISSSHTDMSTKGYNTNNDANNDANNDANNDANNDANNDASNNANNDANNDANNDANINYNSNNYNNNNYNDDNNNKWNNTSLYINSSSNCDNNNNNGSDDINDSKEDDVIYVICNICSDVMDESIFEDHLYAHTLDCQSENQVNDTYKNEMNLNNDISNNSGSSTNIQNICEQRRPFSDAHRAHNNSDVMLYNNINNNINNNINNNINNNINNNINNNNNNNNNNNYNNNNNNNNNNNNNNNNNNNNNNNNNSNYNNNDDDDVEEDNFFNMIYNYNLNLNNFRSNSLVINKKENNMEICSSMQRNDNFLNTLQNTTNSKNTIETSATRNEIRYTPLTNNDVENVNRNVMRNRRNLFNISGEKSCIDDTYLSIIRESISTILYNGDTALSVRCDTMNSNVDNNDNSNNNQNEGKYSSIVNNINTMMNCIQTSVNKVREKSMSTINNINRDIGNYVNRNMSSVLRDINELTRKNTINKNINFVDKVLLYKKLNKIYKNLHNIDKKINTALEKCIRDLGSNNSNSSSNRNNNSNNNNSSNNNNNNNNNNNNNNNNNNNNNSYNSNNSNNNSSSASNSRNYCGINNGGSTHNRSDNSSSYGEYRNWNYRENNTFRTRENNSYNIHIPSDNISRTTGSMAYNGNYNSSFYNNNTISRENFSTASSDRSTSYYSTRPYEQNACNITGSVNDVNYLYSNLVNRYPTICENVSFSHFDNSPNNIWPLRRVTNNTVGTINSSIRNSMQNRETNNLNMNINSFSYSNINNNDSASIFSRNHVSNVYNNVNRSIRYNLINNTVTVETFYPDAENHSLFLGNRYNGNSRVDRTNNNIINTNTNMNNNNITTLNINDNNNGVTSISTTRITNGGNNNRTALTINRNNNSGSSSSNGRSTILTSNGENRITSTHTINRCNNTTRVISNGRIISNRRNNNATASYSYVSNSSNGDDFNNSNTEIVSQNILGANLIFEETLTSNNDIANGNINSYRRVNNNNFFINEIVEEENTNENLGTSPMLEENNDYLIVHFDIKKNKNNNLKICSICYENYQHNEPLIFLPCTHNFHKSCIIEWINKKPICPICKINIKNF; from the coding sequence ATGATTCATGGTtcagaagaaaatataaaaggaaatGCAGAAATTATATCAGTTGATGACAAATCAGTAACTAATGAAaacaattttgaaaaaaaaaatataaatgactGTGTAATTAACGAAGAAATCATAATCTCAGATGATTCCAAAAATACGGAATATTCATCCGTGCAATCGgattatgaaaaagaaatattaaatgagTTTTATGATTTaaatgaaggaaaaaatgaagaagttATAAGTATAAATTCAAATTTAATGGGTATACTTGAAGACATTTGTTCACAGTCTTCAGAAGAAGacgaagaaaaagaaaaagaaaatttggAAGAAAATGAAGATCAAATTTCTCATTTAGGAATAGAGACGGAACATAATTACAGTGGTGACAACATCAGTAGCAGTCACACAGATATGAGTACTAAAGGTTATAACACAAATAATGATGCAAATAATGATGCAAATAATGATGCAAATAATGATGCAAATAATGATGCAAATAATGATGCAAGTAATAATGCAAATAATGATGCAAATAATGATGCAAATAATGATgcaaatattaattataacagtaataattataacaataataattataatgatgataataataataagtgGAATAACACAAGTTTGTATATTAACAGTAGCAGTAAttgtgataataataataataatggcaGTGATGATATAAATGATAGTAAGGAAGATGATGTTATATATGTCATATGCAATATATGTTCAGATGTAATGGACGAATCAATTTTTGAAGATCATTTATATGCCCACACACTAGATTGCCAATCAGAGAATCAAGTAAatgatacatataaaaacgaaatgaatttaaataatgacaTTTCTAATAATTCTGGATCAAGCACAaacatacaaaatatatgtgaACAGAGGCGTCCCTTCAGTGATGCACATCGTGCACATAATAATTCGGATGTGAtgttgtataataatattaataataatattaataataatattaataataatattaataataatattaataataatattaataataataacaataacaataataataataattataataataataataataataataataataataataataataacaataataacaataataataataataataataatagtaattataataataatgatgatgacGATGTAGAagaagataatttttttaatatgatttATAACTACAATTTAAatcttaataattttagaagCAATTCGTtagttattaataaaaaagaaaataatatggaAATTTGTAGTTCCATGCAAAGAAATGATAATTTCCTAAATACATTACAAAATACCacaaattcaaaaaatactATTGAAACAAGCGCAACAAGAAATGAGATAAGATACACTCCATTGACTAATAATGATGTTGAAAATGTAAACAGGAATGTAATGAGAAATAGAAggaatttatttaatatatcagGGGAAAAAAGTTGTATTGATGATACGTATTTATCTATTATAAGAGAATCAATTTctactattttatataacgGAGATACCGCATTATCAGTAAGATGTGATACCATGAACAGTAATGtagataataatgataacagtaataataatcaaaatgaaggaaaatatagtagcattgttaataatataaatacaatgaTGAATTGCATACAGACTAGTGTAAATAAGGTTAGAGAGAAATCCATGAGtactattaataatataaacagaGACATAGGCAATTATGTAAATAGAAATATGAGCAGTGTATTGAGggatataaatgaattaacaaggaaaaatacaataaataaaaatattaactttGTTGATAAGGTAttattgtataaaaaattaaataaaatatataaaaatttgcataatatagataaaaaaattaatactgCATTAGAAAAGTGTATTCGTGATTTAGGAAGTAACAACAGTAACAGTAGTAGTAATCgtaataacaatagcaataataataatagcagtaataacaacaacaataacaacaataacaacaataataataacaataataacaataataataacagttataacagtaataatagtaataacaatagtagtAGTGCTAGTAACAGTAGAAACTACTGTGGCATTAATAACGGCGGAAGTACTCATAACAGAAGTGATAACAGTAGTAGTTACGGCGAATATAGAAATTGGAATTATAGGGAAAACAATACATTTAGGACTAGAGAAAATAATAGTtacaatatacatataccaTCAGATAACATTAGTAGAACAACAGGTTCAATGGCATATAACGGAAACTATAATTCtagtttttataataacaacaCTATTTCACGTGAAAATTTTTCCACAGCTTCATCAGACAGATCTACCTCTTATTATTCAACAAGACCTTATGAACAAAATGCTTGTAACATAACAGGGAGTGTTAATgatgtaaattatttatattctaaTCTAGTTAATAGATATCCTACAATTTGTGAAAACGTTTCATTTTCTCACTTCGACAATAGCCCTAACAATATCTGGCCATTAAGAAGAGTAACAAACAACACTGTTGGCACAATCAATAGTAGTATAAGAAATTCAATGCAGAATAGAGAAACAAATAActtaaatatgaatattaatAGTTTTAGCTATTCCAACATAAACAATAATGATAGTGCTAGTATTTTTTCAAGAAATCATGTGAGCAATGTCTATAATAACGTAAATAGAAGCATTAGAtacaatttaattaataatacagTAACAGTTGAAACTTTTTACCCAGACGCAGAAAATCATTCGTTATTTCTAGGAAATAGATACAATGGAAACAGTAGAGTAGACAGGacgaataataatattattaataccaatactaatatgaataataacaatattacTACTCTTAATATAAATGACAATAATAACGGAGTCACTAGTATAAGTACGACTAGAATTACTAATGggggtaataataatagaactGCACTTACTATTAACAGAAATAATAACAGcggtagtagtagtagtaatggTAGAAGCACCATTTTAACTTCTAATGGGGAAAACCGTATTACAAGTACGCATACTATTAACAGATGTAATAATACTACTAGAGTTATATCCAATGGAAGAATTATTTCTAATAGACGCAATAACAATGCAACAGCTAGTTATAGCTATGTAAGTAACAGTTCGAATGGTGATGATTTTAATAACAGCAACACAGAAATAGTATCGCAGAATATTTTAGGTgcaaatttaatatttgaaGAAACATTAACAAGCAACAACGATATTGCTAatggaaatataaattcatacaGAAGAgtaaacaataataatttttttatcaatgaAATAGTAGAAGAGGAAAATACAAATGAGAATTTAGGTACATCTCCAATGTTAGAGGAGAATAATGATTATTTAATTGTTCattttgatataaaaaaaaataagaataataactTGAAAATATGTTCAATTTGTTATGAAAATTATCAACATAATGAACCGCTTATATTTTTGCCTTGTACTCATAATTTCCACAAATCGTGTATAATTGAATGGATTAATAAAAAACCTATATGTCctatttgtaaaattaacattaagaatttttaa
- a CDS encoding serine/threonine protein phosphatase 6, translating into MTREEKKWIEQLRMNPPKLLDENDLRLVCQRVKEILVEENNVQAINPPVIICGDIHGQFFDLLELFDVGGDIMNNDYIFLGDYVDRGYNSVETFEYLLLLKLLFPKNITLLRGNHESRQITTVYGFYDECFKKYGNANAWKYCTDIFDYLTLAALVDNQIFCVHGGLSPEIKLIDQLRLINRVQEIPHEGAFGDIMWSDPDEVEDWVANPRGAGWLFGPKVTKKFNYINNLELIARAHQLAMEGYRYMFDDSTIITVWSAPNYCYRCGNVAAIMRIDENMNRQMLIFKDTPDSRNSIKNKATIPYFL; encoded by the coding sequence ATGAcgagagaagaaaaaaaatggattgAGCAATTACGCATGAACCCACCTAAACTTTTAGATGAAAATGATTTAAGGCTAGTTTGTCAGAGAGTGAAAGAAATATTAGTAGAAGAAAACAATGTTCAAGCTATAAATCCACCAGTTATCATTTGTGGAGACATACATGGGcaattttttgatttattagaattatttGATGTCGGAGGTGATATAATGAACaatgattatatttttttaggaGATTATGTAGACAGAGGATATAATAGTGTAGAaacatttgaatatttattattattaaaattattattcccaaaaaatattacattgtTAAGAGGAAATCATGAGAGCCGACAAATTACAACAGTGTACGGTTTTTATGatgaatgttttaaaaaatatggtaaTGCAAATGCATGGAAATATTGTACAGATATATTTGATTATTTAACATTAGCTGCACTAGTAGACAATCAAATTTTTTGTGTTCATGGAGGTCTTTCTccagaaataaaattaattgatCAATTAAGATTAATTAATAGAGTCCAAGAAATACCACATGAAGGAGCTTTTGGGGATATCATGTGGTCTGATCCAGATGAAGTTGAGGATTGGGTAGCTAATCCGAGGGGTGCTGGTTGGTTATTTGGACCTAAAGTTACTAAAaagtttaattatattaacaatCTTGAACTAATAGCTAGAGCACATCAGCTAGCCATGGAGGGTTATCGTTATATGTTTGATGACTCTACAATTATTACAGTATGGTCAGCTCCAAATTATTGTTACCGATGTGGAAACGTTGCAGCAATTATGAGAATTgatgaaaatatgaacaggCAAATGTTAATATTCAAGGATACTCCTGACTCTAGAAACTCAATTAAAAACAAGGCTACCATTCCGtactttttatga
- a CDS encoding DER1-like protein, with the protein MFLGRIFIFLSITVNARYYAKVCIKNNFAWKLLNYNNTPLEGINNGNNSAVCNNDNAVLNNSNTPPSNSNITHSYNKLKRYYYYSKERNKIVKKKKKRFSLNYPKGIVRKNKQGFFFLNSTKLSEIKESIKALYNVDYIENNYLYTYIKSFKRTPPITKLYLISTFLLSVFIHINKNVYKLILFDFQKIFKKWEIWRLITPYLYIGNLYLQYILMFNYLNIYMSSVEIAHYRKPEDFLIFLSFGYISNLLFTIIGSMYNENIMNMKKHVYSVRNLIIPMNKKDEKIDVKKEHYNHLGYVFSTYILYYWSRINEGTLINCFELFLIKAEYVPFFFIIQNILLYNEFSLYEVASILSSYVFFTYEKYWKWTFLRRFFLLLLKFTRVYQQYNKYREEYE; encoded by the coding sequence atgtttttaggtaggatatttatttttttaagtataactGTGAATGCAAGGTACTATGCGAAAGTTTGcataaaaaacaattttgcGTGGAAACTgctaaattataataatacccCACTGGAAGGTATTAATAATGGGAATAACAGCGCAGTATGCAACAATGACAACGCAGTACTTAATAATAGCAACACACCACctagtaatagtaacataACGCACAGTTATAACAAACTAAAacgttactattactactccaaggaaagaaacaaaatagtaaaaaaaaagaaaaagaggtTTTCATTGAATTATCCCAAAGGAATAGTACGAAAAAACAAGCAgggcttcttttttttaaactccACAAAGTTaagtgaaataaaagaaagcaTAAAAGCTTTATATAACGTAgattatatagaaaataattacctgtacacgtacataaaatcatttaaaaGAACACCTCCTATAacgaaattatatttaataagtaCGTTCCTGTTAAGtgtttttatacatataaacaaaaatgtttataagtTAATACTATTTGATTTtcagaaaatttttaaaaagtggGAGATATGGAGGTTAATAACtccatatttgtatattggGAATTTGTATTTACAGTATATATTGatgtttaattatttaaatatttatatgtccTCTGTAGAAATAGCACATTATAGGAAACCAGaagattttttaatttttctttctttcggATATATATCAAATCTTTTATTTACCATAATAGGAAGTatgtataatgaaaatataatgaatatgaaaaaacatGTCTACAGTGTaagaaatttaattattcctatgaataaaaaagacGAAAAAATCGATGTAAAAAAGGAGCACTATAATCATTTAGGTTATGTTTTTTCAACttatatactttattattGGAGTAGAATAAATGAAGGCACGTTAATTAACTGTTTTGAATTATTCCTTATTAAAGCTGAatatgttccttttttttttattatacaaaatattttattatataacgaATTTTCTCTCTATGAAGTAGCTTCTATCTTATCAAGTTATGTCTTTTTtacttatgaaaaatattggAAGTGGACATTTTTGAGACgcttttttcttctccttCTTAAGTTCACGCGAGTGTACCAACAGTACAATAAATACAGAGAGGAGTATGAATAA
- a CDS encoding hypothetical protein (conserved Plasmodium protein) yields the protein MRRRFAEIVQRRIFVKNRNVLFIHIQRNYVNVPRLNTLKDMDMYAIRKNVELCKKKNVKIKDVWNNFLYILILKLCNNEMHNYVDFMIILKLLSKYISLDKRVMVFICEKLEQDMYKLSIRELNLLLLILRKNNFDSSYFINLICKSILMKINKNVSYKDLALISFSLSSNTTILDEKVFTNEIFNFTILKIYNDLKNINYHTLSLFFYSFSLYFINNFDYFNSFFYMIKNFIKNIKRNMDSFNSTDLMFTFISSMHIYNSFRTNSTSVTSVSKSSSLYVEKNAHITPPSLNGYLNNIPAHASCRRVTREGGDTLNKGKSKVQLTKLEKRFDSNNGAEEGKLSTISNLVKEDSGKYRRAAHRGMYSSIKEESTENFNLPIEPIDSVEKQCQNDLKKKEFILEDLIDSIKIVIAEKLKCFKVEEAVNILFASLSRNFTFNKKYFNIFNKHRINVQDYINVCIKTEYKKCMEEEQEDEKEEEKLDYILKINTTNNNLHNDETFINIVMEEIIYRNDCLSIKQIILLLYLLSNSNVMYLQFEKIILKRLACMEKELNKKEIMFIYQFLYLRTCLFPELKKYSLKIYEQDSNKTVVICNINKDTKKSSVRISNEYAKETTIFNDKKNYENNNVYYMHDDVLYLKKKRKRDKNKIFLYDNFIFKYPAQVRINEKSDNFENVRNLNCFIDIKRRREEMDDHVFSKNRKLINEEKCNEFKISADKKCNSIQTQSSSISCTHNSKSTSVASNITKTIPCSNIGESPNIFAFGKKVFPSYNVIDEYRINCYNLQLDVYKIVCLKLLDWLRNEKLASCTTIIDILCIYEKLNVRDYRIIRYMYTLKKKILYLDNKYIIKIMNIILKFNLYSILQYLNIDKFLKFMTFNSLDESIEILNLVGMLSVIYGKNSYHNFPAFNIENIIIYILKNFKKLIITKQLKRANITNVYNSLPLKLYKLFKNVQCMEDDAVKRTCARYDAIGAYNYDGYQIASFEEKSDLVWSGKNMKNFCIYNVDDVNLKEVKIKPSTYTMGSVRNNIEVNSYIYEYRDVEDELYEDLLLMFGKNVEIYKDINISNYAFPMAINLLTLNHHQGEGNNHSLIRMNMCSNGWSNECIIERSNQCNREWSRGHNSKHGHDKTLELNKKNFLLVDILYSHDFYYSLNEAKQNKLKKRHVYVCYFGSHVNKMNKRIINYKKYTILRLIKKRGYNYICIDAKTYVKNKKNKKSDNSLNKIYISNLILDLLERKKRTNVLYRKGGRSKSSIVEAHTNKLLVYHLKNKTSAFAAIKNYRLKSANTSLFIRRNKNESKTYAQGKTLYTDGDTEKKRAKEKPPSNHLTKLKHMFQSV from the coding sequence ATGAGACGGAGATTTGCGGAAATCGTCCAAAGAcgtatatttgtaaaaaacaGGAATGTgttattcatacatatacaaaggAACTATGTGAATGTACCTAGATTGAACACATTGAAGGATATGGATATGTATGCTATTAGGAAAAATGTAGAattgtgtaaaaaaaaaaatgtaaaaatcaAAGACGTgtggaataattttttatacatacttatacTAAAATTGTGTAATAACGAAATGCATAATTATGTTGACTTTATGATCATATTAAAACTTTtgagtaaatatatttctttagaCAAAAGGGTTATGGTTTTTATATGTGAGAAATTAGAACAAGATATGTACAAATTGAGCATAAGAGAATTAAATTTactactattaatattaagaaaaaataattttgatagttcatattttattaatttaatatgtaaatctattttaatgaaaattaataaaaatgtatctTATAAAGATTTAGCTCTAATATCATTTAGTTTGTCAAGTAATACTACTATATTAGATGAAAAGGTATTTACGaatgaaatttttaacttcactattttaaaaatttacaacgatttaaaaaacataaattatcATACCTtgtctttgtttttttattcattcagtttatattttattaacaattttgattattttaattcttttttttatatgatcaaaaattttattaaaaatataaaaagaaatatggaCTCTTTCAATTCCACTGACTTAATGTTTACCTTTATTTCATCCATGCACATTTACAATTCTTTTAGAACTAATTCTACTAGTGTAACAAGTGTTAGTAAATCAAGCTCGTTAtatgtagaaaaaaatgCACACATTACTCCACCTTCATTAAACggatatttaaataatatacctGCACATGCTAGTTGTCGAAGAGTTACGAGGGAAGGGGGGGATACTCTGAATAAGGGCAAGTCTAAAGTACAGTTAACcaaattagaaaaaaggTTTGACTCTAATAATGGTGCAGAGGAGGGAAAGTTAAGCACTATTTCGAATTTAGTAAAAGAGGATTCTGGTAAGTACAGGAGGGCTGCTCATCGTGGTATGTACTCGTCAATAAAGGAGGAAAGTACAGAAAATTTTAACTTACCCATTGAACCAATAGACAGTGTTGAGAAACAGTGTcaaaatgatttaaaaaaaaaagaatttattttagAGGATCTAATTGATAGCATTAAAATAGTAATTGcagaaaaattgaaatgcTTCAAGGTGGAAGAAGCAGTAAACATTCTGTTTGCATCGTTAAGTAGAAACTTTACCTTCAACAAAAAgtattttaacattttcaaTAAACATAGAATAAACGTACAAGATTATATTAATGTGTGCATAAAAACTGAGTACAAAAAGTGTATGGAGGAGGAGCAGGAAGacgaaaaagaagaagaaaaactcgattacattttaaaaattaataccaCGAACAACAATTTGCACAATGATGAAACTTTTATTAACATAGTGATggaagaaataatttatcgAAATGATTGTTTAagtataaaacaaataattttattgctttatttattaagtaaCTCAAATGTGATGTATCtacaatttgaaaaaataatacttaaGAGATTAGCATGCATGGAAAaggaattaaataaaaaagaaattatgttcatatatcaatttttatatttaaggACATGTTTATTTCCGGagctaaaaaaatattccttaaaaatttatgaacagGACAGTAACAAAACGGTcgttatatgtaatataaataaagatacaaaaaaaagcagTGTACGTATAAGTAACGAATATGCAAAGGAAACTACCATTTTtaacgataaaaaaaattacgagaataataatgtttattatatgcatgatgatgtattatatttgaaaaaaaaaagaaaaagagataagaataaaatttttttgtatgacaattttattttcaaatatccTGCACAAGTcagaataaatgaaaaaagtgacaattttgaaaatgtGCGAAATTTGAACTGTTTTATAGATATTAAAAGGAGAAGAGAAGAAATGGATGATCATgtcttttcaaaaaatagaaaattaataaatgaagagAAATGTAACGAGTTCAAGATAAGTGcagataaaaaatgtaattctATTCAAACTCAAAGTAGTAGTATCTCTTGCACGCATAATAGTAAGTCTACTTCTGTGGCTAGTAATATTACGAAAACCATCCCATGCAGTAACATTGGTGAAAGTCCTAACATTTTTGCGTTTggaaaaaaagtttttccATCCTACAACGTCATTGATGAGTATAGAATTAACTGCTACAATTTGCAGTTGGATGTTTACAAAATTGtttgtttaaaattattgGACTGGTTAAGGAATGAAAAATTAGCTAGCTGTACTACtattattgatatattatgtatttatgaaaaattaaatgtaagAGATTATAGAATTAtaagatatatgtatactttaaaaaaaaaaattttatacttagacaataaatatataataaaaattatgaacataattttaaaatttaatttatatagcatattacaatatttgaatataGATAAATTTCTTAAGTTTATGACTTTCAATTCATTGGATGAAAGTATagaaattttgaatttaGTTGGTATGTTATCAGTTATTTATGGTAAAAATTCATATCATAATTTTCCTGCATtcaatatagaaaatattattatttacattttgaaaaatttcaaaaagtTAATTATCACCAAGCAGTTAAAAAGAGcaaatataacaaatgtGTATAACAGTTTGCCTCTTAAATTGTACAAATTGTTTAAAAATGTGCAATGTATGGAGGATGATGCAGTGAAACGAACATGTGCTCGTTATGATGCCATTGGTGCTTATAATTATGATGGTTATCAAATCGCTAGTTTTGAGGAAAAAAGTGACCTTGTCTGGTCAGgtaaaaacatgaaaaatttttgcatttataaTGTGGATGATGTGAATTTGAAGGAAGTGAAAATTAAACCATCTACATATACAATGGGAAGTGTACGAAACAACATTGAGGTGAACagttacatatatgaatatagaGATGTCGAAGATGAGCTGTATGAAGACCTGTTGTTAATGTTTGgtaaaaatgtagaaatttataaagacataaatatttcaaattatgCATTTCCAATGGCCATTAATTTGTTAACATTAAATCATCATCAGGGAGAAGGAAATAATCATAGCTTAATTCGTATGAACATGTGCAGCAACGGATGGAGCAACGAGTGTATTATCGAAAGGAGCAACCAATGTAACAGAGAATGGAGCCGCGGACATAACAGTAAACATGGTCATGATAAAACGTTAGAactgaataaaaaaaatttccttcTTGTTGACATATTGTATAGCCATGATTTTTATTACTCATTGAATGAggcaaaacaaaataaattaaagaaaaggCATGTATACGTGTGCTATTTTGGTAGTCAcgtaaataaaatgaacaagagaataattaattataaaaaatataccatACTAAGATTAATCAAAAAGAGAGGATACAATTACATTTGCATTGATGCAAAAACGtatgtgaaaaataaaaaaaataaaaaaagtgacAATAgcttaaataaaatttatataagtaaTTTAATACTCGATTTAttagaaaggaaaaaaagaacaaatgtATTATACCGAAAAGGGGGTAGAAGTAAAAGCAGCATTGTTGAAGCACATACTAATAAATTACTAGTCTatcatttgaaaaataaaacaagtgCATTTGCTgcgataaaaaattatagactCAAAAGTGCCAACACTTCCTTGTTTATAAGgcgaaataaaaatgaaagtaaaaCATATGCACAGGGAAAAACTTTATACACTGATGGAGAcacagaaaaaaagagagcAAAAGAAAAGCCCCCGTCTAACCACTTGACCAAGTTAAAGCATATGTTTCAGTCTGTTTAA